The Arachis hypogaea cultivar Tifrunner chromosome 19, arahy.Tifrunner.gnm2.J5K5, whole genome shotgun sequence genome has a window encoding:
- the LOC112776494 gene encoding putative F-box protein At1g32420, translated as MTEAEHIPEEIVANILRRLPPKSLIRCTAVSKSWRDLILTPSFISLHLRHSPPLLLLQLCNERSHPSPSPCAVRYSLRHDDPFLSDSGSTLLLPPTALYREFSVVGLCHGLVCITAGHHCHSLVICNPSLRRYVSLPRPRHYRSLYTATVAFAFDPLHQDYKVVRLSCMVDDERYGFSAPTVEVYSLATGFWRTLSGSTPVCSLACVGKDAPHGFVNKIVHWGAQRREGDYGWYHFVLSFDFVHEVFGEVLLPESLAYAPEDSVTVIGGREELSVFSVGGGFPSCCEIWVMKEYGVVESWNKVFSFTLRGFSLEVPAWGISVANVTSPPVALCIRKSGEVLLLMDETGKGNLYSLDIERKRFTELGIGGEGYTWYLYSGYYAESLVLLNNVSGLVSY; from the exons ATGACGGAGGCGGAGCACATCCCGGAAGAAATAGTAGCCAACATCCTCCGCCGGCTGCCGCCCAAATCCCTAATCAGATGCACCGCCGTCTCTAAATCATGGCGGGATCTCATCTTAACACCTTCCTTCATCTCCCTTCACCTCCGCCACTCCcctcccctcctcctcctccagctCTGCAATGAGCGCTCCCACCCCAGCCCCTCTCCCTGCGCCGTCCGCTACTCCCTCCGCCACGACGATCCCTTCCTCTCCGACTCCGGCTCCACCCTCCTCCTCCCTCCTACCGCCCTCTACCGCGAATTCTCTGTCGTCGGACTCTGCCATGGCCTTGTCTGCATCACCGCCGGCCACCACTGCCACTCCCTTGTCATCTGCAACCCTTCTCTCCGCCGCTACGTCAGCCTCCCCCGACCCCGCCACTACCGTTCTCTCTACACTGCCACTGTTGCCTTCGCCTTTGATCCTCTCCATCAAGATTACAAGGTTGTCAGGCTCTCTTGCATGGTCGATGATGAAAG GTATGGTTTCAGTGCACCCACTGTTGAGGTTTACTCTCTTGCAACTGGGTTTTGGAGAACTTTGAGTGGTTCTACTCCTGTTTGTAGTTTAGCTTGTGTGGGTAAGGATGCTCCGCATGGCTTTGTCAACAAGATTGTGCATTGGGGTGCACAACGCCGGGAGGGTGATTACGGATGGTACCATTTTGTGCTGTCGTTTGACTTTGTTCATGAGGTGTTTGGTGAGGTGTTGCTTCCGGAGAGCTTGGCTTATGCGCCCGAGGACAGTGTCACAGTAATTGGGGGTAGGGAGGAGCTTAGTGTGTTCTCCGTTGGTGGGGGATTTccctcctgttgtgagatttggGTGATGAAGGAGTATGGTGTTGTGGAGTCTTGGAACAAGGTCTTTAGTTTCACGTTGAGGGGGTTTAGTTTGGAGGTGCCAGCGTGGGGGATATCGGTGGCTAATGTGACTAGTCCACCAGTGGCATTGTGCATCAGGAAGAGTGGAGAGGTGTTGCTGCTTATGGATGAGACAGGAAAGGGAAACCTGTACTCGCTGGATATCGAGAGGAAAAGATTTACAGAGCTCGGAATTGGAGGGGAGGGATACACATGGTATCTATATTCTGGTTATTATGCAGAGAGCTTGGTTTTGCTGAACAATGTAAGTGGTTTGGTGTCTTACTGA
- the LOC112776205 gene encoding uncharacterized protein produces the protein MHSVKVGWVGQTFALAKRNESDGRKSRIRRSKEERKAMVDTFIKKYQESNNGNFPSLNLTHKEVGGSFYTVREIVRDIIQENRVLGPAKFALQELTSDHFYELNPLGSIATDPQSVLAASSSKVHLEESNIIDTTDKKLCASDEYHTRAEHREVDNGQVINVSQVDIINKETIESTVVSDGSHGGFEHQVVDKNHITEGSQVDEADNGVGESTVVSGEPYDGAEHQIVDKEKVINGSQVDMTKKGFSESSIPEVLVKVNPVTEDLTVETFPIKPVASTNDGIEVLGELRDSSNSPENNIEVLELEGHQEGSELNGIETPKTTSLVDEKIEDGVKNHLLNNTVQDEVKSLGGTLVESTEQSTHQETFSRESEVCTEPQVQVSHHNTTSEAINQNQLVDGAKASIQDDTQAKSMTGTCYEKSQLSEEGLQKVNKLKVDGEIAGNSQGRSNTTLDRINLESWDGTPKNSAKQETNPLVAIFKAIVDAFVKLWSE, from the exons ATGCATTCGGTAAAGGTTGGTTGGGTGGGGCAAACATTTGCCCTTGCAAAGCGTAACGAATCCGATGGGAGGAAGTCTCGGATTCGACGTTCAAAGGAGGAAAGAAAGGCAATGGTTGACACCTTCATTAAAAA GTACCAAGAGTCGAACAATGGGAACTTTCCATCTCTTAATCTTACCCACAAAGAAGTTGGCGGCTCCTTTTACACAGTACGAGAGATAGTCCGGGATATAATTCAAGAAAATAGAGTGTTAGGTCCTGCTAAGTTCGCTTTACAGGAGCTAACTTCAGATCATTTTTATGAACTCAATCCATTGGGTTCAATTGCCACAGATCCTCAATCTGTTTTGGCTGCATCTTCAAGTAAAGTTCATCTTGAAGAAAGCAACATTATAGATACAACTGACAAGAAGCTTTGTGCTTCTGATGAGTATCATACTAGAGCTGAGCATCGGGAGGTTGACAATGGGCAAGTCATTAATGTTAGCCAGGTAGACATCATAAACAAGGAAACCATTGAATCTACTGTTGTATCTGATGGTTCTCATGGTGGATTTGAGCATCAAGTGGTTGATAAAAACCATATTACAGAAGGTAGTCAGGTAGATGAGGCTGACAATGGAGTTGGTGAATCTACTGTTGTTTCTGGCGAGCCTTATGATGGAGCTGAGCATCAGATTGTTGACAAGGAGAAAGTTATAAATGGTAGCCAGGTggatatgacaaagaagggattCAGTGAATCTTCGATTCCTGAGGTGCTGGTAAAAGTAAACCCTGTGACAGAAGACTTGACAGTAGAGACATTTCCAATAAAGCCTGTTGCTAGTACTAATGATGGAATAGAAGTTCTTGGAGAGTTGAGAGACTCGAGTAATTCACCAGAGAATAATATAGAAGTGTTGGAATTGGAAGGACACCAGGAGGGGTCTGAATTAAATGGTATAGAGACCCCAAAGACTACTAGTTTAGTGGATGAAAAAATTGAGGATGGTGTTAAAAATCATTTATTAAACAACACTGTTCAAGATGAAGTGAAAAGTTTAGGAGGGACATTGGTGGAAAGCACAGAGCAGTCAACCCACCAAGAAACATTTAGTCGTGAATCAGAAGTTTGCACTGAACCTCAAGTTCAAGTATCGCACCATAATACTACCTCTGAAGCCATTAACCAAAACCAGCTGGTGGATGGAGCTAAG GCAAGCATTCAAGATGATACCCAAGCCAAAAGCATGACTGGTACTTGTTATGAGAAATCTCAACTATCAGAGGAAGGTTTGCAGAAAGTTAACAAACTCAAAGTTGATGGGGAAATTGCTGGCAATTCCCAGGGAAGAAGCAACACTACTTTAGATAGGATCAACCT AGAATCATGGGACGGAACACCTAAGAATTCTGCAAAGCAAGAAACCAACCCTCTTGTAGCCATCTTTAAAGCTATTGTTGATGCTTTTGTGAAACTTTGGTCGGAATGA